One genomic segment of Colias croceus chromosome 16, ilColCroc2.1 includes these proteins:
- the LOC123698716 gene encoding uncharacterized protein LOC123698716: MNTRSRSGRGATPSVSETTATATGTSSTNTSEETSGTTETSETCTTATRTTRTEEKSSSTPPTPSTMPADKLQPAPSPVVGYTNAAFAAPADNADAPTTAAFAAPISNVNLNTNAALAAPSNVAVGSPARRSKTLRQASEVRSRRSVASRKRLLAELEAKERLAELKLEQAKAAAELEKARLERIRAEEESTTEEEEEDYEPERRVESWLKQHSSQPLPPAANPTRELSPPRYIAKNTDNKEDRGWGARQEQDDGQREPKKDPPTRSPEVAAIVTAFNEVARSQRKVIRYGGELPTFTGSSNEWLSFKASYEETEEGFTDGENVARLRKALKGAALEAVTALLISHTGPEKIIEALQRRFGRPDALVLGEMEKIKSLPRVSDNPRDVCIFANKIANIVATVEILGKPEYLHSPEMLRQVLEKLTPIMKNKWYDFAADERDKTPLLKKLAEFLNKEADKCSSYAPLDTETERITRKRTERAYAASNASERETRCPVCEREHKLIECRQFTNSDVNTRWEIAKKHRVCFRCLRSKHQRATCRARPCGLNGCTMKHHKMLHHTKTAEKKNEETTQPQAETKNDEKVLVSAININSATSEQPTRRRAYLKIAPITITGPKGKCDTYALLDEGSTVTIIETALAEQLGLDGPRESITIQGVNGHENEHEYSKRVKARVRGRHEEKDYVLDNARTVHQLHAFTQSIRESDIARCNHLHDLQDDLLYENATPKLLIGQDNWELIITRKLRHGKRSQPVASKTLLGWVLHGCRSSNKHPVLFCSHLSEAEKSPDTLENMMKKYFELESIGIEPKRQRSDPEQQALNILEKKSQRLPSGRYETGLLWRDESADTPNNYGDTLKRLKTLEKKLDKDGELKRQYEERIENLLSSGYAEKAQTPPTGGRVWYLPHFPVINPDKAKIRLVHDAAAKSHGRSLNDMLLPGPDLLQSLPAVIMKFRQHPIAVSADIKEMFMQIKIIEEDRDALRFLWRGDRRDDGPPDEYRMTSLIFGASSSPCTALYIKNRNAQEHANESPAAARAIQENHYMDDYIHSYATEDEAKEITAHVDRIHRYAGFELRGWASNKENATCFRAANRELTDAWAALEEEAAARRISWRFLPPAAPFMAGAWERMVRTVKEALRHTLHEQHPSDETLVTLLAEVEATVNSRPLTHVAVTPDVPPAITPNMILLGSNCYVPPPCTIEEDQTTARTHWKRAQQLADTFWRRWVREYLPVLQQRREPHASGAAPKIGDLVIVRDSNHPRNTWPRGRVIATYPGKDGEVRVVDVETSGGRILRRPTKKIVVLPVRIAECDGGRNVHDET; the protein is encoded by the coding sequence ATGAACACGAGAAGCCGGAGCGGAAGAGGAGCCACGCCATCGGTATCCGAGACGACCGCCACCGCCACAGGAACGTCATCAACGAACACATCGGAAGAAACGAGCGGCACGACGGAGACATCGGAGACCTGCACGACCGCGACGAGAACGACGAGGACAGAAGAAAAGAGCAGCTCGACGCCACCTACGCCGAGCACCATGCCCGCCGACAAGTTGCAGCCAGCGCCGTCACCCGTCGTAGGATACACAAACGCCGCTTTCGCGGCGCCAGCCGACAACGCCGACGCGCCGACGACCGCCGCTTTCGCGGCGCCAATAAGCAACGTCAACTTAAATACAAACGCCGCTCTCGCGGCGCCATCGAACGTCGCCGTCGGGTCGCCAGCACGCCGCTCGAAGACGCTCCGCCAGGCATCAGAGGTGCGGTCGCGGCGCTCCGTAGCCTCCCGCAAGAGACTCCTCGCGGAGTTGGAGGCGAAGGAACGCCTAGCCGAACTAAAGCTGGAACAAGCGAAGGCCGCAGCAGAACTAGAAAAGGCGCGGTTAGAAAGAATCCGCGCTGAAGAAGAATCAACAACGGAAGAGGAAGAAGAGGACTACGAACCGGAACGACGGGTCGAGTCGTGGTTGAAACAGCATTCAAGCCAGCCACTGCCACCCGCCGCCAACCCGACTCGCGAGCTCTCACCGCCACGCTACATAGCGAAGAACACCGACAACAAGGAAGACCGAGGATGGGGGGCCCGCCAGGAACAGGACGACGGGCAACGGGAACCGAAGAAAGACCCGCCCACGCGGTCACCAGAAGTTGCGGCAATTGTAACCGCCTTCAACGAAGTCGCAAGAAGCCAAAGGAAAGTAATAAGATACGGCGGTGAACTACCGACGTTCACCGGCTCCAGCAACGAGTGGCTATCGTTCAAGGCATCGTATGAAGAAACTGAAGAGGGATTCACCGACGGGGAAAACGTCGCACGATTGAGGAAGGCGCTGAAAGGAGCAGCCCTAGAAGCCGTCACCGCCCTACTCATATCACACACCGGACCCGAGAAGATCATCGAAGCCCTGCAGAGAAGGTTCGGCCGCCCAGACGCGCTCGTTTTGGGTGAAatggaaaaaattaaatcgctacCACGAGTGTCGGACAACCCCCGGGATGTTTGCATATTCGCAAACAAAATAGCGAATATCGTCGCCACCGTCGAAATACTAGGAAAACCAGAATACCTGCACAGCCCGGAAATGCTGCGGCAGGTGCTCGAGAAGCTCACACCGATCATGAAGAATAAGTGGTACGACTTCGCCGCCGACGAACGAGACAAGACACCGCTACTGAAAAAGCTCGCAGAGTTCCTGAATAAAGAAGCAGACAAGTGCTCCAGTTACGCTCCGTTAGACACAGAGACGGAGAGGATAACAAGGAAAAGGACGGAGCGCGCCTACGCAGCAAGCAACGCGAGCGAGCGAGAAACAAGATGCCCGGTGTGCGAGCGAGAACACAAGCTTATCGAGTGCCGACAATTTACGAACAGCGACGTAAATACACGATGGGAAATAGCGAAGAAACATCGAGTGTGCTTCCGCTGTCTGCGAAGCAAACATCAACGAGCAACATGCCGCGCTCGTCCATGCGGCCTCAACGGGTGCACCATGAAGCACCACAAGATGCTCCATCATACAAAGACAGCGGAAAAGAAAAATGAAGAAACGACTCAACCGCAAGCCGAAACGAAGAACGACGAAAAAGTCCTCGTGTCGGCGATAAACATCAACAGCGCTACGTCGGAGCAACCTACGCGCCGCCGCGCGTATCTGAAGATCGCCCCCATCACCATCACGGGGCCGAAAGGAAAATGCGACACGTACGCGCTGCTCGACGAGGGAAGCACGGTGACCATCATAGAAACGGCGCTTGCAGAACAGCTGGGTCTCGACGGGCCACGCGAGTCCATCACAATTCAAGGTGTGAATGGACACGAGAACGAGCACGAGTACAGCAAGAGAGTGAAGGCACGAGTACGAGGACGACATGAAGAAAAAGATTACGTATTAGACAACGCCCGCACCGTGCACCAACTCCACGCGTTCACGCAGTCCATCCGCGAAAGTGACATCGCCCGCTGCAACCATCTGCACGACCTGCAAGACGACCTGCTGTACGAGAATGCAACACCGAAGCTGCTGATCGGACAAGACAACTGGGAGCTCATTATAACACGTAAACTACGGCACGGCAAGAGGAGTCAGCCCGTCGCATCGAAGACACTGTTAGGATGGGTACTGCACGGCTGCCGTTCATCGAACAAGCACCCAGTTTTGTTCTGTTCTCATCTCTCGGAAGCGGAGAAGTCACCCGACACACTCGAAAATATGATGAAGAAATACTTCGAATTAGAATCCATCGGCATCGAACCTAAGCGACAACGCAGCGACCCGGAGCAGCAGGCACTCAACATACTGGAAAAGAAAAGTCAACGCCTGCCGTCCGGCCGATATGAAACCGGACTCCTATGGAGAGACGAGTCCGCAGATACACCGAACAACTACGGCGACACACTGAAAAGACTGAAGACATTGGAAAAGAAATTGGACAAAGACGGAGAGCTGAAGAGACAATATGAGGAAAGAATCGAAAATCTACTCTCGTCCGGCTATGCAGAGAAGGCGCAGACTCCGCCCACCGGCGGGAGAGTGTGGTACCTCCCACACTTTCCAGTGATCAACCCGGACAAAGCGAAGATTCGTCTGGTGCACGACGCGGCCGCTAAATCACACGGCCGCTCTCTCAACGACATGCTGCTGCCCGGGCCCGACCTACTGCAATCTCTGCCCGCCGTCATCATGAAGTTCCGTCAACATCCAATCGCCGTGTCCGCCGACATCAAGGAAATGTTCATGcagataaaaattatagaagaAGACCGCGACGCGCTGCGCTTCCTCTGGCGTGGCGACCGACGCGACGACGGGCCGCCCGATGAATATCGTATGACATCGCTCATCTTCGGCGCCTCTTCATCACCGTGCACCGCGCTCTACATCAAGAATAGAAACGCGCAAGAACACGCGAACGAGAGTCCGGCAGCCGCACGCGCGATTCAAGAGAACCATTATATGGACGACTATATACATAGCTACGCGACCGAAGATGAAGCAAAGGAGATAACGGCGCACGTCGATCGCATACATCGATACGCCGGCTTCGAGCTACGAGGGTGGGCGTCGAACAAAGAAAACGCGACGTGCTTCCGCGCGGCCAACCGAGAGCTCACGGACGCGTGGGCCGCACTTGAAGAAGAAGCAGCAGCCCGCCGCATCAGCTGGCGCTTCCTTCCGCCGGCCGCCCCATTCATGGCCGGCGCATGGGAGCGCATGGTACGCACCGTGAAAGAAGCCCTACGCCACACGCTTCACGAGCAGCACCCCAGTGACGAGACGCTCGTCACACTCCTCGCCGAAGTAGAAGCCACCGTAAACTCACGCCCACTCACTCATGTGGCCGTGACCCCCGACGTGCCGCCCGCCATCACACCGAATATGATCCTGCTGGGCTCCAACTGTTACGTGCCGCCACCCTGCACCATCGAAGAAGACCAAACAACAGCGCGCACACACTGGAAGCGCGCGCAACAGCTCGCCGACACCTTCTGGCGACGCTGGGTGCGAGAGTACCTGCCCGTACTCCAACAGCGGCGGGAGCCCCACGCAAGCGGCGCGGCCCCCAAGATCGGCGACCTGGTCATCGTGCGCGACTCCAATCATCCGAGGAACACGTGGCCCCGAGGACGAGTCATCGCCACGTATCCCGGCAAGGACGGCGAGGTACGAGTAGTCGACGTGGAGACCAGCGGCGGCAGAATCCTCCGGCGGCCCACCAAGAAGATCGTCGTGCTACCAGTTCGAATCGCAGAGTGCGACGGCGGGAGAAATGTGCACGACGAAACGTAA